The proteins below are encoded in one region of Micromonospora yangpuensis:
- a CDS encoding FtsW/RodA/SpoVE family cell cycle protein: MTAAANPASSPVTTGGQSGVRLARSRRNSELWLLLLAMVLVAAYQATIEATLLDTITADFWIPAAALGAVFLGLHLVIRFLAPFADPALLPAVALLNGIGVGYLRRIDLDNAAPAQRDDLAIFAGIGGRQLAWTLISVLLAAGLLALVRDHRSVSRYAYTLGLAGIVLVLIPAVLPASMSEINGAKLWIRIGSFSIQPGEFAKLALLVFFAYYLVRKREVLSLASRRFLGVDFPRGRDLGPVLVVWAVSLMVLIFQKDLGTSLLYFGMFVVTLYIATERVSWLIIGLLLFSVGAYLAYFLGSTVGGPFANFYVRAEIWLDPFADPTDKGYQLVQGLLALGTGGLFGAGPGGGEPGILPEVENDFIFAGIGEEIGLFGLSALLVVYLLIVVRGLRAALEVRDSFGKLVAGGLSFTLGLQVFVIVGGISGLIPLTGQTTPFLSAGGSSLMANWLLIAVLLRVSDAARRPVVTGGGPSARPGGGPPEQLHGAKTEVIRP; encoded by the coding sequence GTGACCGCAGCGGCCAACCCGGCAAGCTCGCCCGTGACGACGGGCGGGCAGTCCGGCGTACGCCTCGCCCGGTCCCGGCGCAACTCCGAGCTGTGGCTGCTCCTGCTGGCGATGGTGCTGGTCGCCGCCTACCAGGCGACCATCGAGGCGACGCTGCTCGACACGATCACCGCGGACTTCTGGATCCCGGCGGCGGCGCTGGGTGCGGTCTTCCTCGGTCTGCACCTGGTCATCCGGTTCCTGGCCCCGTTCGCCGATCCGGCCCTGCTGCCGGCGGTCGCCCTGCTCAACGGCATCGGGGTGGGCTACCTGCGCCGGATCGACCTGGACAACGCCGCACCGGCCCAACGGGACGACCTGGCCATCTTCGCCGGCATCGGTGGCCGGCAGCTCGCCTGGACGCTGATCTCGGTGCTCCTCGCCGCCGGGCTGCTCGCGCTGGTGCGCGACCACCGCTCGGTCTCCCGGTACGCGTACACCCTGGGGCTGGCCGGCATCGTGCTGGTGCTGATCCCGGCGGTGCTGCCGGCGAGCATGTCGGAGATCAACGGCGCGAAGCTCTGGATCCGGATCGGCAGCTTCTCCATCCAGCCCGGTGAGTTCGCCAAGCTGGCGCTGCTGGTCTTCTTCGCCTACTACCTGGTCCGCAAGCGGGAGGTGCTCTCGCTGGCCAGTCGGCGCTTCCTCGGCGTCGACTTCCCCCGGGGCCGCGACCTCGGTCCGGTCCTGGTGGTCTGGGCCGTCAGCCTCATGGTGCTCATCTTCCAGAAGGACCTGGGCACCTCGCTGCTGTACTTCGGCATGTTCGTGGTGACCCTCTACATCGCCACCGAACGGGTCAGCTGGCTGATCATCGGTCTGCTGCTCTTCTCCGTCGGGGCCTACCTGGCGTACTTCCTCGGCAGCACCGTCGGCGGCCCGTTCGCCAACTTCTACGTCCGGGCCGAGATCTGGCTGGACCCGTTCGCCGACCCCACCGACAAGGGTTACCAACTGGTCCAGGGGCTGCTCGCGCTCGGCACCGGCGGGCTCTTCGGTGCCGGTCCGGGCGGCGGTGAGCCGGGCATCCTCCCCGAGGTGGAGAACGACTTCATCTTCGCCGGCATCGGCGAGGAGATCGGCCTGTTCGGGCTCTCCGCGCTGCTCGTGGTCTACCTGCTGATCGTGGTACGCGGCCTGCGGGCCGCCCTGGAGGTCCGGGACTCGTTCGGCAAGCTCGTCGCCGGTGGTCTCTCCTTCACCCTCGGTCTGCAGGTCTTCGTGATCGTCGGTGGGATCAGCGGTCTCATCCCGCTCACCGGCCAGACCACCCCGTTCCTGTCCGCCGGTGGCTCGTCGCTGATGGCGAACTGGCTGCTCATCGCGGTGCTGCTGCGGGTCTCCGATGCGGCCCGCCGTCCGGTCGTCACCGGTGGTGGGCCGTCCGCCCGACCCGGTGGCGGCCCGCCGGAGCAGTTGCACGGCGCCAAGACGGAGGTGATCCGCCCGTGA
- a CDS encoding FhaA domain-containing protein: protein MSSGPEEEPVSVLQRFEKRLEGLVEGAFAKVFKGVVHPVEILNAMQREAEAHKAILAGGRTLVPNRYVIDLSPYDHSRLAPYAAALAQELAQSQAEFIGEQAWTVYGDVIVEIERGEGLDTGMFRVTAEVYTGGDVAPVSAPGYDQGGYDAGPPGYPSYDQGGGYGPPPGHGGGRNVRLVSGDGRTYPLQMGSTVIGRGDQANLRLPDVGISRRHARLDFDGGQVVLTDLGSTNGTMVNGQRVSAVALNPGDMIQLGTTTLTFRVDG, encoded by the coding sequence ATGTCCTCGGGACCCGAGGAGGAGCCGGTGAGCGTGCTGCAACGCTTCGAGAAGCGACTGGAAGGCCTGGTCGAAGGGGCCTTCGCCAAGGTCTTCAAAGGGGTGGTCCACCCCGTGGAGATCCTCAACGCCATGCAGCGGGAGGCCGAGGCGCACAAGGCGATCCTGGCCGGTGGGCGCACGTTGGTGCCCAACCGCTACGTGATCGATCTCTCGCCGTACGACCACAGCAGGTTGGCACCGTACGCCGCCGCACTGGCCCAGGAGCTGGCCCAGTCGCAGGCGGAGTTCATCGGTGAGCAGGCCTGGACGGTCTACGGCGACGTGATCGTCGAGATCGAGCGGGGCGAGGGCCTGGACACCGGTATGTTCCGGGTCACCGCCGAGGTCTACACCGGGGGTGACGTCGCCCCGGTCTCGGCCCCCGGCTACGACCAGGGCGGATACGACGCCGGCCCGCCCGGTTACCCCTCCTACGACCAGGGTGGTGGCTACGGCCCGCCACCCGGGCACGGTGGCGGTCGCAACGTGCGACTGGTCTCCGGCGACGGCCGTACCTATCCCCTGCAGATGGGTTCGACGGTGATAGGGCGTGGTGATCAGGCCAACCTGCGACTGCCGGACGTCGGCATCTCCCGGCGACACGCCCGGCTGGACTTCGACGGTGGGCAGGTTGTGCTGACCGACCTCGGATCGACCAACGGCACCATGGTCAACGGGCAGCGGGTCTCCGCCGTCGCGCTGAACCCCGGTGACATGATCCAGCTCGGCACCACCACGCTCACCTTCCGCGTGGACGGCTAG
- a CDS encoding serine/threonine protein kinase, giving the protein MLSPGVQLGNRYRLDERIASGGMGDVWRGTDQVLGRTVAVKSLLPALMDDPGFAERFRGEARTMATINHPGVVDVYDFGSDQQIAFLVMEYVEGDALAATLNRVGRLTPARTMALVAQAADALHAAHEKGIVHRDVKPGNLLVRPNGTLVLTDFGIARSDMVGQLTAAGSVLGTASYISPEQATGAVATPASDVYALGVVAYQCLAGRRPFEGDNPLEIAMKHVRDNPRALPRDIPPPVRSIVERAMAKDPKARWQSAAALAGVARQAKQLLSQQNRGGGPAGPISAAPASPAAPPPGRAQVPARQQPRPPVSAQPLSPVAQQHGAQQHRPPAAQQHGSPAAQQYRPPAAQQLRPPGMAQQHRPQPALPQPRPPIVARPPAGAHLPGPLAGQPARPQQPQRAPSTPPQGFPPNQHPMPQPPGRPLGYARPPAPQAAPRRSSSAMVLIVILLAAVVLLCSGIVTYSNKMALAGEPAVPSVTVGVLAGGGRDDPAQTPYRRMERILPVDGDTTTSEGRQTR; this is encoded by the coding sequence ATGCTCAGCCCTGGCGTTCAGCTCGGCAACCGGTACCGCCTCGACGAGCGGATCGCCAGCGGTGGCATGGGTGATGTCTGGCGCGGCACCGACCAGGTCCTCGGTCGTACGGTGGCGGTCAAGAGCCTGCTCCCCGCGCTGATGGACGATCCGGGCTTCGCCGAGCGGTTCCGGGGCGAGGCCCGGACCATGGCCACCATCAACCACCCGGGGGTCGTCGACGTCTACGACTTCGGCAGCGACCAGCAGATCGCCTTCCTGGTGATGGAGTACGTCGAGGGTGACGCCCTCGCCGCCACCCTCAACCGGGTCGGCCGGCTCACCCCGGCCCGGACGATGGCCCTGGTCGCGCAGGCCGCCGACGCGTTGCACGCCGCGCACGAGAAGGGCATCGTGCACCGGGACGTGAAGCCGGGCAACCTGCTGGTCCGCCCGAACGGCACCCTGGTGCTCACCGACTTCGGTATCGCGCGCTCGGACATGGTGGGGCAGCTGACCGCCGCTGGATCGGTGCTCGGCACCGCGTCGTACATCTCGCCGGAGCAGGCCACCGGCGCGGTCGCCACGCCCGCCTCCGACGTGTACGCCCTCGGTGTGGTCGCGTACCAGTGCCTGGCCGGCCGGCGCCCGTTCGAGGGTGACAACCCGCTGGAGATCGCCATGAAGCACGTCCGGGACAATCCCCGGGCGCTGCCCCGCGACATCCCGCCACCGGTCCGTTCGATCGTGGAACGGGCCATGGCCAAGGACCCGAAGGCGCGGTGGCAGAGCGCCGCCGCGCTGGCCGGGGTGGCCCGCCAGGCCAAGCAGCTACTGTCCCAGCAGAACCGGGGCGGCGGTCCCGCCGGTCCGATCTCCGCCGCTCCGGCCTCGCCGGCCGCGCCGCCGCCCGGCCGGGCCCAGGTGCCCGCCCGGCAGCAGCCCCGCCCGCCGGTCTCGGCCCAGCCGCTCTCACCCGTGGCCCAGCAGCACGGAGCCCAGCAGCACCGGCCGCCGGCGGCCCAGCAACACGGTTCGCCCGCGGCCCAGCAGTATCGGCCGCCGGCGGCGCAGCAGCTCCGCCCACCCGGGATGGCCCAGCAGCATCGCCCGCAGCCGGCGCTTCCGCAGCCCCGGCCGCCGATCGTGGCCCGCCCGCCGGCCGGGGCCCACCTGCCGGGTCCGCTGGCCGGGCAGCCCGCCCGCCCGCAGCAGCCGCAGCGGGCACCCTCGACCCCGCCGCAGGGTTTCCCGCCGAACCAGCATCCGATGCCGCAACCCCCCGGACGTCCCCTCGGGTACGCTCGGCCGCCGGCGCCCCAGGCCGCCCCGCGCCGGTCCAGCTCCGCGATGGTGCTGATCGTCATCCTGCTGGCCGCGGTGGTCCTGCTCTGCTCCGGAATTGTCACCTACTCCAACAAGATGGCGCTGGCCGGGGAGCCGGCCGTACCGAGCGTCACGGTCGGTGTGCTGGCTGGCGGTGGACGCGACGATCCGGCCCAGACGCCGTACCGTCGGATGGAACGGATCCTGCCGGTGGACGGCGACACGACGACGAGCGAAGGACGACAGACGCGATGA
- a CDS encoding FHA domain-containing protein FhaB/FipA, protein MPELVITVARFGFLILLWIFVFTVVGVIRRDLFAGARSGRLVAAPRAVGASTGQPPAKQAKVKRGRAAHQLVVTAGQLAGTRITLGEAQITIGRAEDSTLVITDDYASARHARLLPRDGQWFVEDLGSTNGTYLDRAKVTGPTPVPLGVPIRIGRTSLELRP, encoded by the coding sequence TTGCCGGAACTCGTCATCACGGTCGCCCGGTTCGGGTTCCTGATCCTGCTCTGGATCTTCGTCTTCACGGTGGTCGGTGTGATCCGTCGGGACCTCTTCGCGGGTGCCCGGTCGGGTCGACTGGTGGCCGCGCCGCGTGCGGTGGGTGCCTCGACCGGACAGCCGCCGGCCAAGCAGGCGAAGGTCAAGCGGGGCAGGGCCGCGCACCAGTTGGTGGTGACCGCCGGTCAGCTGGCCGGCACCCGAATCACCCTGGGCGAGGCCCAGATCACCATCGGTCGGGCCGAGGACTCCACGCTCGTCATCACCGACGACTACGCCTCGGCGCGACACGCCCGACTGCTGCCGCGTGACGGGCAGTGGTTCGTCGAGGACCTCGGATCGACTAACGGCACCTACCTCGATCGCGCTAAGGTCACCGGACCAACCCCCGTCCCCCTCGGCGTGCCGATCCGGATCGGCCGCACCTCTCTCGAATTACGGCCATGA
- a CDS encoding NAD-dependent epimerase/dehydratase family protein, whose amino-acid sequence MSVALVTGSGGLIGSEAVRHFAGLGLDVVGIDNDMRQEFFGAEASTAWNVRQLTDELGSAYSHHSIDIRDRDSMAKLFARYGREIAVVIHTAAQPSHDWAVRDPFTDFDVNAGGTLNVLQNVREHCVETPVIHCSTNKVYGDRPNSLPLVERETRWEIEPGHPYEQGIREDMSIDACLHSVFGASKVAADVMVQEYGRYFGMRTACFRGGTLTGPAHSATELHGFLGYVMRANMERRTYKIFGYQGKQVRDAIHSSDVVSAFEAFFRNPRSAAVYNLGGGRHSNTSNREAFALAEQITGEEMRTEYVEANRIGDHKWWIGSNEAFQTDYPDWKQVYDVPMIMREIHEANVGKWVPA is encoded by the coding sequence GTGAGTGTCGCGTTGGTGACCGGATCCGGCGGTCTGATCGGATCAGAGGCGGTACGACACTTCGCCGGCCTCGGTCTGGACGTCGTCGGCATCGACAACGACATGCGCCAGGAGTTCTTCGGCGCCGAGGCGTCGACCGCCTGGAACGTCCGTCAGCTCACCGACGAGCTGGGGTCGGCGTACTCGCACCACAGCATCGACATCCGCGACCGGGACTCGATGGCGAAGCTCTTCGCGCGGTACGGCCGCGAGATCGCTGTGGTGATCCACACTGCCGCGCAGCCGTCGCACGACTGGGCGGTGCGCGATCCCTTCACCGACTTCGACGTCAACGCCGGCGGCACGCTGAACGTGCTGCAGAACGTCCGGGAACACTGCGTCGAGACGCCGGTGATCCACTGCTCGACCAACAAGGTCTACGGCGACCGCCCGAACAGCCTGCCGCTGGTGGAGCGGGAGACCCGGTGGGAGATCGAGCCGGGGCACCCGTACGAGCAGGGCATCCGGGAGGACATGTCGATCGACGCCTGCCTGCACTCGGTCTTCGGGGCCTCGAAGGTCGCCGCCGACGTGATGGTGCAGGAGTACGGCCGGTACTTCGGCATGCGTACCGCCTGCTTCCGGGGCGGCACGCTGACCGGCCCGGCGCACTCCGCGACCGAGCTGCACGGTTTCCTCGGGTACGTGATGCGGGCCAACATGGAACGCCGGACGTACAAGATCTTCGGGTACCAGGGCAAGCAGGTCCGGGACGCGATCCACAGCTCGGACGTGGTCTCGGCGTTCGAGGCCTTCTTCCGCAACCCGCGCTCGGCGGCGGTCTACAACCTCGGCGGTGGCCGGCACTCCAACACCTCCAACCGCGAGGCGTTCGCACTGGCCGAGCAGATCACCGGCGAGGAGATGCGCACCGAGTACGTCGAGGCCAACCGGATCGGCGACCACAAGTGGTGGATCGGCTCGAACGAGGCGTTCCAGACTGACTACCCCGACTGGAAACAGGTGTACGACGTACCGATGATCATGCGAGAGATCCACGAGGCCAACGTCGGCAAGTGGGTGCCGGCGTGA
- the pknB gene encoding Stk1 family PASTA domain-containing Ser/Thr kinase, which yields MTAQARLLGGRYQVGELLGYGGMAEVHRGRDLRLGRDVAIKMLRTDLARDATFQMRFRREAQNAASLNHPAIVAVYDTGEEIAPTGETLPFIVMEFVNGRTLKEVLGAEGRLQPRRALEICADMAAALEFSHRHGIIHRDIKPGNVMLTQTGQVKVMDFGIARALASGATTMTQTSAVIGTAQYLSPEQARGEAVDARSDVYAGGCVLFELVCGHPPFVGDSPVSVAYQHVREQPPTPSDINPDVTPAIDAIVLKALSKNPLNRYQSAGEMRADLLRAAAGRPVLATPVLREDETTQLAPQAAAAGYPAAGGPATTRQVPARVGDPQRRRTSSWLIAVFAAVGVLAVIALVAALMQNREPEDTRIAVPTMAGKQQAAAVTELRAAGFNPVIGEPVFDSNCTENTVTRQTPPAGTRLERNETVTIQICGGKPEVEIPNGLVNSQFENVEQQLDDLGLDVERKDVNSAQPKGIVTKVTPGEGTKVAEGAEVVVEVSRGNIRQVPNVDGMTRDQAKRELERAGYKVRVVDGEEVPAAQAGRVSGQNPAAGRSLQTGETVTIEVSVEEPEPEPDPTSESPDPPEPTPTPTAPGDGGGEGGGLPRVVSPPARFTD from the coding sequence ATGACAGCGCAGGCCCGCCTGCTCGGTGGCCGGTACCAGGTCGGCGAGCTGCTCGGCTACGGCGGCATGGCTGAGGTCCATCGTGGCCGGGACCTGCGCCTCGGCCGGGACGTCGCGATCAAGATGCTCCGGACCGACCTGGCCCGGGACGCCACCTTCCAGATGCGGTTCCGTCGGGAGGCGCAGAACGCCGCGTCCCTCAACCACCCGGCGATCGTCGCGGTCTACGACACCGGTGAGGAGATCGCCCCGACCGGCGAGACCCTGCCGTTCATCGTGATGGAGTTCGTCAACGGACGGACCCTCAAGGAGGTGCTCGGCGCCGAGGGCCGGCTGCAGCCGCGTCGGGCGCTGGAGATCTGCGCCGACATGGCCGCCGCCCTGGAGTTCAGCCACCGGCACGGGATCATCCACCGGGACATCAAGCCGGGCAACGTGATGCTCACCCAGACCGGCCAGGTCAAGGTGATGGACTTCGGCATCGCCCGGGCGCTGGCCAGCGGGGCCACCACGATGACGCAGACCAGCGCGGTCATCGGCACCGCCCAGTACCTCTCGCCCGAGCAGGCCCGGGGCGAGGCCGTCGACGCCCGCTCCGACGTGTACGCCGGCGGCTGCGTCCTCTTCGAGCTGGTCTGCGGCCACCCGCCGTTCGTCGGTGACAGCCCGGTAAGCGTCGCCTACCAGCACGTACGTGAGCAGCCGCCGACGCCGAGCGACATCAACCCGGACGTCACGCCGGCGATCGACGCGATCGTGCTGAAGGCGCTGTCGAAGAACCCGCTCAACCGCTACCAGAGCGCCGGTGAGATGCGGGCGGACCTGCTCCGCGCGGCGGCCGGCCGGCCGGTGCTGGCCACCCCGGTACTGCGCGAGGACGAGACCACCCAGCTCGCCCCGCAGGCGGCCGCGGCCGGGTACCCGGCTGCCGGTGGCCCCGCCACCACCCGGCAGGTACCGGCCCGGGTAGGTGACCCGCAGCGGCGGCGTACCTCGTCCTGGTTGATCGCGGTCTTCGCCGCGGTCGGGGTGCTGGCGGTGATCGCCCTGGTCGCCGCGCTGATGCAGAACCGGGAGCCCGAGGACACCCGGATCGCGGTGCCGACCATGGCCGGTAAGCAACAGGCTGCGGCCGTCACCGAGCTGCGCGCCGCCGGCTTCAATCCGGTGATCGGCGAGCCGGTCTTCGACAGCAACTGCACCGAGAACACCGTCACCAGGCAGACCCCGCCGGCCGGCACCAGGCTGGAGCGAAACGAGACGGTGACGATCCAGATCTGCGGCGGCAAGCCCGAGGTCGAGATCCCCAACGGGCTGGTCAACTCCCAGTTCGAGAACGTCGAGCAGCAGCTCGACGACCTGGGCCTCGACGTCGAGCGCAAGGACGTCAACAGCGCCCAGCCCAAGGGGATCGTCACCAAGGTCACCCCGGGCGAGGGGACGAAGGTCGCCGAGGGTGCCGAGGTCGTGGTGGAGGTCTCCCGGGGCAACATCCGGCAGGTGCCGAACGTCGACGGGATGACCCGGGACCAGGCCAAGCGGGAGCTGGAACGAGCCGGTTACAAGGTCAGGGTCGTCGACGGCGAGGAGGTCCCGGCGGCACAGGCCGGTCGGGTCAGCGGGCAGAACCCGGCCGCCGGCCGGTCCCTGCAGACCGGCGAGACGGTGACCATCGAGGTAAGCGTCGAGGAGCCCGAGCCCGAGCCGGACCCGACCTCGGAGAGCCCGGATCCGCCGGAGCCGACGCCGACGCCGACCGCCCCGGGCGACGGTGGTGGCGAGGGTGGCGGCCTGCCCCGCGTCGTCTCCCCGCCGGCCCGCTTCACCGACTGA
- a CDS encoding peptidoglycan D,D-transpeptidase FtsI family protein — MNAPLRRVGVVAMVLFGLLFANLNWVQAYKADDYRTSDYNGRVQVAEYERRRGNIEAGGTALATSKATDGNLKYLRTYPAGAQYAHVLGYKPVNLGDTGIERLENDFLAGTSDQLIANRVKDMFTGDESGGGNVLLTLSRQAQKAAYEGLRENRNNVSKGAAIAIDPRTGAVQALVSMPSFDPNPLASHDTREASAAYNKLEQDEDGPLRNRALAEVLPPGSTFKIVVAAAALEDGVGQQTQIPAGSSWRASTGGNTITNAAPSICPERQVTLLNAVTESCNTGFAQLGVRLGAETIKEKARQFGFEQEDLTVGHLGEGGVPVAASRTGDIQNPDGGTDEAALGQSSIGQRDVRMTPLQGALIAGAVANGGSQMRPHLVRQLLAPDRTTTYYTAKPRELRQPVSGQVAGDLRDMMVNVVREGTGRNAAFRGYTVGGKTGTAQSGPDTRDHGWFIGFALDKNGTPVSAVCVVLEEAGPGGSAEAARIAGQIMQAAVADTGGR, encoded by the coding sequence GTGAACGCACCCCTGCGTCGTGTCGGTGTGGTGGCTATGGTCCTGTTCGGCCTGCTCTTCGCCAACCTGAACTGGGTCCAGGCGTACAAGGCCGACGACTACCGCACCAGCGACTACAACGGTCGGGTCCAGGTCGCCGAGTACGAGCGCCGGCGCGGCAACATCGAGGCCGGCGGGACGGCCCTGGCGACCAGCAAGGCCACCGACGGCAACCTGAAGTACCTGCGTACCTACCCGGCCGGGGCGCAGTACGCCCACGTGCTCGGCTACAAGCCGGTGAACCTCGGTGACACCGGCATCGAGCGGCTGGAGAACGACTTCCTCGCCGGTACCAGCGACCAGTTGATCGCCAACCGGGTGAAGGACATGTTCACCGGGGACGAGAGCGGCGGCGGCAACGTGCTGCTCACCCTCTCCCGGCAGGCGCAGAAGGCCGCGTACGAGGGGCTGCGCGAGAACCGCAACAACGTGAGCAAGGGTGCGGCGATCGCCATCGACCCGCGTACCGGCGCGGTGCAGGCGCTGGTCTCCATGCCGAGCTTCGACCCTAACCCGCTGGCCAGCCACGACACCCGGGAGGCCAGCGCGGCGTACAACAAGCTGGAGCAGGACGAGGACGGTCCGCTGCGCAACCGGGCGTTGGCCGAGGTCCTGCCGCCGGGCTCCACCTTCAAGATCGTGGTGGCCGCCGCCGCGCTGGAGGACGGGGTTGGTCAGCAGACCCAGATCCCGGCCGGGTCGAGCTGGCGGGCCTCCACCGGCGGTAACACGATCACCAACGCCGCACCGTCGATCTGCCCCGAGCGGCAGGTCACCCTGCTCAACGCGGTCACCGAGTCGTGCAACACCGGCTTCGCCCAGCTCGGCGTCCGGCTCGGCGCCGAGACGATCAAGGAGAAGGCCCGGCAGTTCGGCTTCGAGCAGGAGGACCTCACCGTCGGGCACCTCGGCGAGGGGGGCGTCCCGGTGGCGGCCAGCCGGACCGGCGACATCCAGAACCCCGACGGCGGAACCGACGAGGCGGCACTCGGCCAGTCCTCGATCGGCCAGCGGGACGTCCGGATGACCCCGTTGCAGGGCGCGCTGATCGCCGGCGCGGTCGCCAACGGCGGTAGCCAGATGCGGCCGCACCTGGTCCGCCAGCTCCTCGCCCCGGACCGCACCACCACCTACTACACCGCCAAGCCGCGCGAGCTGCGTCAGCCGGTGAGCGGGCAGGTCGCCGGCGACCTGCGGGACATGATGGTCAACGTGGTCCGGGAGGGCACCGGCCGCAACGCCGCGTTCCGCGGCTACACCGTCGGCGGCAAGACCGGTACCGCCCAGTCCGGCCCGGACACCCGCGACCACGGCTGGTTCATCGGCTTCGCGCTGGACAAGAACGGTACGCCGGTCTCCGCGGTCTGCGTGGTGCTGGAGGAGGCCGGGCCGGGCGGCAGCGCCGAGGCGGCGCGGATCGCCGGCCAGATAATGCAGGCGGCCGTCGCCGACACGGGGGGCCGCTGA
- a CDS encoding protein phosphatase 2C domain-containing protein: protein MTLTLRYAAHSDRGLIRDGNQDSVYAGPRLLAVADGMGGMAAGDVASNIVIGALAPLDEDVPGDALVDALRSAVGTANQQLRDTVEANPQLEGMGTTLTATLFSGSKIGMVHIGDSRAYLQRNGEFAQITKDDTYVQMLVDEGRISPEEASSHPQRSLLTRALDGRDIDPEYSVRQVLTGDRYLICSDGLSGVVSAETIADTMREYTDPQQCVERLVQLALRGGGPDNITVIIADATDRDIVEAAPIVGGAAARDRGMATSADVSTPAARASALSAPRPPAPEDSSNSRDDEPERPKRRPVRTAAMLAALLVILGGGLFAGWSYTQRQYYVGATDEGQLAVFRGVPGQVAGMDLSTLHSTSPARLDDLTLAAQEQVKQGIQASNEPDAVRRLADLTNDDPTNPNLKPVCPPSPVPTPEVTASPEAPASPAASGRPTPRGTAASPSRPAPTPTPEVLPSDLAPPVLDPAGCRPAE from the coding sequence ATGACTCTGACCCTGCGCTATGCGGCCCACAGCGACCGCGGTCTGATCCGAGACGGAAACCAGGACTCCGTCTACGCCGGGCCGCGGCTTCTCGCCGTCGCCGACGGCATGGGCGGCATGGCCGCCGGTGACGTCGCCAGCAACATCGTCATCGGTGCCCTGGCGCCGCTCGACGAGGACGTCCCCGGGGACGCGCTCGTCGACGCGTTGCGTTCCGCCGTCGGCACCGCCAACCAACAGCTCCGCGACACCGTGGAGGCCAATCCCCAACTGGAGGGGATGGGCACCACGCTGACCGCGACCCTCTTCTCCGGCAGCAAGATCGGGATGGTCCACATCGGGGACTCCCGGGCCTACCTGCAGCGCAACGGCGAGTTCGCGCAGATCACCAAGGACGACACGTACGTCCAGATGCTCGTCGACGAGGGGCGGATCAGCCCCGAGGAGGCGAGCAGCCACCCGCAGCGGTCCCTGCTCACCCGGGCGCTGGACGGCCGCGACATCGACCCGGAGTACAGCGTCCGCCAGGTGCTCACCGGCGACCGCTACCTGATCTGCAGCGACGGCCTCTCCGGTGTGGTCAGTGCCGAGACCATCGCCGACACCATGCGGGAGTACACCGACCCGCAGCAGTGCGTCGAGCGGCTGGTGCAACTCGCGCTGCGCGGCGGTGGCCCGGACAACATCACGGTCATCATCGCCGACGCCACCGACCGGGACATCGTCGAGGCGGCCCCGATCGTGGGTGGCGCCGCCGCCCGGGACCGGGGGATGGCCACCTCCGCCGACGTCTCCACGCCGGCCGCCCGGGCCTCGGCGCTCTCCGCCCCCCGACCGCCGGCGCCGGAGGACTCCTCGAACAGCCGGGACGACGAGCCGGAGCGCCCCAAGCGCCGTCCGGTCCGTACCGCCGCGATGCTGGCGGCGTTGCTTGTCATCCTCGGTGGTGGCCTCTTCGCCGGGTGGAGCTACACCCAGCGGCAGTACTACGTCGGAGCCACCGACGAGGGGCAGCTCGCCGTCTTCCGGGGGGTGCCCGGCCAGGTAGCCGGAATGGACCTGTCCACCCTGCACTCCACCAGCCCGGCCCGGCTGGACGATCTCACCCTGGCCGCCCAGGAGCAGGTCAAGCAGGGCATCCAGGCCAGCAACGAGCCGGACGCCGTCCGTCGACTGGCCGACCTGACCAACGACGACCCGACCAACCCGAACCTCAAGCCGGTCTGCCCGCCGAGCCCGGTGCCGACCCCGGAGGTCACCGCCTCCCCCGAAGCGCCGGCCTCGCCGGCGGCCAGCGGACGGCCGACCCCCCGGGGCACGGCGGCCAGCCCGTCCCGACCGGCCCCGACCCCCACGCCCGAGGTGCTCCCCTCCGACCTGGCCCCGCCGGTGCTCGACCCGGCGGGCTGCCGGCCGGCCGAGTGA